From one Triticum aestivum cultivar Chinese Spring chromosome 4B, IWGSC CS RefSeq v2.1, whole genome shotgun sequence genomic stretch:
- the LOC123091195 gene encoding protein FAM136A, with the protein MDHAGSMEERIVADRIRKKLEEVNVAAQKHLEGVQDHVNFTLQKEYFKCAHDCFDRRRTQDGITSCVENCGVPALSANNVVETEMAKFQERLNRSLMVCQDKFEAAKLQKMKTDATNELESCVNRSIDDSIRVLPHLVEQIKSTINMK; encoded by the exons ATGGACCACGCGGGCTCCATGGAGGAGAGGATCGTGGCGGACCGGATCCGGAAGAAGCTGGAGGAGGTGAACGTCGCCGCCCAGAAGCACCTCGAGGGCGTGCAGGACCATGTCAACTTCACTCTGCAG AAAGAGTACTTCAAGTGTGCACATGACTGCTTTGATAGGCGACGGACTCAAGACGGGATCACCAGCTGTGTAGAGAACTGTGGTGTGCCCGCTCTTTCTGCCAACAATGTTGTTGAGACCGAGATGGCCAAGTTCCAG GAAAGGTTGAATCGCTCGTTGATGGTCTGCCAAGACAAGTTTGAAGCAGCAAAGCTCCAGAAGATGAAGACGGACGCAACCAATGAGCTGGAGTCGTGCGTGAACAGATCCATCGACGACAGCATCAGGGTCCTGCCCCATCTGGTTGAGCAGATCAAGTCCACCATTAACATGAAGTAG
- the LOC123091194 gene encoding pentatricopeptide repeat-containing protein At3g12770 yields the protein MPPTTLPQPPTAAAALVRHYIGLLSAAGVSSLRTLLPIHARAVLHGVAANPAFATRLLAAAAPRSLAYARRVFDAAPHRDAYMWNTLLRAHAHSHSSVPANSPAADALQLYKRMRAAGVAPDCYTYPIVLPACAAARAPRLGRAAHRDAVRFALAGDGFVHSALIAMYCQEGEVADAEQVFLAAAAGARTVVSWTAMVAGYAQNCLFGQAAAVFGSMVDQGVLPNEITLISFLPCLQGQECLAAGEMVHGFVIKLGFDANLPLVNALIAMYGKCGSIASAKELFDGMAARTVVSWNTMVAMYEQNGDGVRAIKFFHRMLSEKVGFDAVTLVSVLSACTRQGALETGKWVHELARSHGLETDARIGNVLVDMYAKCGEIVYARQAFEGLREPGVVSWSAMISAYANHVG from the exons ATGCCCCCTACTACCCTCCCGCAaccgcccaccgccgccgcggccctcgtccgCCACTACATCGGCCTCCTCTCAGCCGCCGGCGTCTCCTCCCTCCGCACCCTCCTCCCTATCCACGCCCGCGCCGTCCTCCACGGCGTCGCCGCCAACCCAGCCTTCGCCACCAGGCTCCTCGCCGCGGCCGCCCCGCGCTCCCTCGCGTACGCCCGCAGGGTGTTCGACGCCGCGCCGCACCGCGATGCCTACATGTGGAACACCCTCCTCCGCGCCCACGCCCACTCCCACTCCTCCGTCCCGGCCAACTCCCCCGCTGCGGACGCGCTCCAGCTCTACAAGCGGATGCGCGCCGCGGGCGTCGCACCGGACTGCTACACATACCCGATCGTGCTCCCGGCGTGCGCGGCGGCGCGCGccccgcggctcgggcgggccgcgcACAGGGACGCGGTGAGGTTCGCGCTCGCCGGCGACGGCTTCGTGCACAGCGCGCTCATCGCCATGTACTGCCAGGAGGGGGAGGTGGCGGACGCGGAGCAGGTGTTCTTGGCAGCCGCCGCCGGTGCCCGCACGGTCGTCTCGTGGACGGCCATGGTCGCGGGCTACGCGCAGAACTGCTTGTTCGGTCAGGCGGCTGCGGTGTTCGGCTCGATGGTTGACCAGGGCGTGCTCCCAAATGAGATCACTCTGATCAGTTTCCTGCCGTGTCTGCAGGGACAGGAATGTCTCGCTGCCGGGGAGATGGTTCATGGGTTCGTGATCAAGCTGGGGTTCGATGCGAATCTGCCGCTGGTGAACGCGCTCATCGCCATGTATGGCAAGTGCGGGAGCATCGCGTCGGCAAAAGAGTTGTTTGATGGAATGGCTGCGCGAACCGTGGTGTCCTGGAACACGATGGTTGCCATGTATGAGCAGAATGGCGATGGGGTTCGGGCGATCAAGTTCTTCCACAGGATGCTTAGTGAGAAGGTGGGGTTTGACGCTGTCACTCTGGTCAGTGTGCTTTCAGCTTGCACACGCCAGGGAGCCCTTGAGACAGGGAAGTGGGTGCACGAGCTCGCTAGGAGTCATGGGCTCGAGACTGATGCGAGGATCGGCAATGTTCTTGTGGATATGTACGCAAAATGTGGCGAGATTGTTTACGCAAGACAGGCTTTTGAAGGTTTGCGCGAGCCTGGTGTTGTGTCATGGAGCGCCATGATCAGTGCATATGCCAACCATG TGGGATGA